ACAACGTGTTAGATATccttaaataataatattattattattattataaaaattagtgttatttcttctatataaaaaatatgtagataacgaaaattattgattttaacaatgttttatttttttctgttaactttaacgaaatattattatatttaacaaaatatttctatatttaacggtagattgtaaatatgacttaaatttagataaaattaaataaataattaattaaattaattaaaataagatatttttgaaatattttacaataataattatttaaaaataaaaaaattatatgtttaataacttaaataaaatttaattaaaattaaacttcaaatattagaataatatcatattaaacatataatatagtataatctactatcaactagcatcaaacttaaatttaaaatccacgtataatattaatattatattaaacatataatatttaatatctTGTTGTTACtgttaaattaaaaaactagaacaaatataaacttaaacaaaaattaattaattaatcaaaatagaatattttaaagatattttatgataatttaaataattaaatcatatttatttaaaaaataataaatgtatatatattatttttttatcttataaatttgtgtggcagtttatttttttataaataattgaagctctttttcttcatcaaattcactaaaAGATATTATtagatatattagaaactaaaaatagttgatacatGTATATTACTGTATATACTATGACTTTTTcaattcttaatttatttttattattaatttatttttaaatattattataatttatatattatgtcatgtcaatattatatttatatattatatatgtaaatattattaatatacatatttatatatactatagaattataatttgttttattatatatatatatttaaaaaaaaataatgaatgaggttttattaaaattataaataatatttataattttaaaactaaaaatatataaataccaattataataattattatatataaatgaatatgaatAAGATACAACCAAACCGAATGTATGACCCAACATATGAAAGCTATATTATAAACACGAACAACTAATTTTCAGCCACGCtttcttaaaataataaaatctctatctctctcttaCTAAGAAACAGAgcatacttttttgtttttttatttatttaattttttttccacaTATTCTCAGAATCTTTTCTCATATATACTTCTCTTATTTCATTATATTTTTCTTTGCTGTAACTTTCTTGGTTCTCACAGACCAAACTACATAGTTGCttagaaagaaaagagaaaaagagaagaaacccAACAAAGACAAGTCTCATCTCATctcatcaccatcaccatcaccagAAGCAGAAGCGTCATGTGTGTCAAGGACGCAGAACAAGTTGAGGAAACAGTGGGAGAAAATCTTGATAATAGCAGCAGCAGCGGTGacaacaacaacaacaccaaGCAGAAGCCTTTGCAGCATACCCAGATGGAGAATTTGAATGAGGAATCTCCTGTGCCGGGCTCCACTATAATGAGCTTCATACCAAATTCACTTCCTGTGAGATTTTTGTGATTCTTTGCCCTTTAGCTTTGTTGGGTCTTCTCCAATTTTCCAACTTTCGGAGACCCATTTGCTTATTGAATAAAGTTCcgagttttttttgtttttttggatAGATTGGATTTTCTTCTTGTTTATTTCAGCTTAGGTACCATGgaatatgtttttgttttaatttgtaGATTCAAACACTGCTTTTTCTGCTATTGGCTGGAAGCGATCAGTAGAAAGATTAAGCTATCCGTTACAGTTTCTTGAGCATCTGAACTATTAAAAGCACTGTTCTTGGAAGCGTTGATTTGattgattatttaaaaaaaaattaataaatgctTTGCTTGATTAATTTGTTGGtctggatatatatatatatatatatatttgctttCATATATTTACCCCTGATTCTTTCATTGAAACATATGATATTTATTGATGCTTAAGACTTACTGACAAAATTTCAAGACATTGACAACATTCTAAATGCTACTAATTTAGGCATTAACTTCTTTTTATTCGGTTATTGCGATGCAATCCTTGTGACATTTACTAGTAAAAGTAAGAATCAGCAGAGTCAATTAGACTATTTTTAGAATCTAAGAATCAAGTTTCGTACTTGGTTTACCTGTCGGCGCAAACCTCTTTCCATATATGGGCTTGGCTTTCATTATGCTATGTAATCTTTTGGTTGTTATTGAAGGTATAGTGAATTTTTTCCTTGCTTTTTGTGTCATTCTTTTGTGTTTTTGTTATCTTAATCTTGATTTTGTATAATCAATGACTTATTTAATGTAGAGATTTCATGATAGTATTGATGAAGGAGACAACTTCTCCTTGCATTATATTCTTTTTTACTTTGGGCATCTTTTATTTTGGATTCTGATATTTCCATTACCAATTTACCATTTTTGATATTTTGTAGCTGGAGAGCATTTCCGAGGATAGGGTAGTTGTAGATAAACAAAATCAGTTTAACTTTGTCCCCGCTCTTCGTTCTGGGGAGTGGTCGGACATTGGCAGTCGTCCTTACATGGAGGATACTCATGTGTGCATTAGTAACTTGGCTGAGGAATATGGCAATAATCTTCTCAACAAAGAAGCTATCTCCTTCTATGGTGTAAGTATCTTACGTACTGTTCATTTTAGCAGGTTGGGATTACTGGTAATTTGATCCTCAATCATTTCGTGGTTGGTTTCTGTCTTTGGAAAATAAATTTTGCTTGTCACCGCATTGTTCTAGCACCATCTTTTTCTATTCCCCCCATTTTCCCCCCTTCTTGTGATTGCTAAATACTAGAATACACATAATTTTACTAAGAAATGAAGCTGATTTGAACAATAAATGATCACATTGAAGAGTTCTAAACCACTGTTTCATTATTCTCGATCTTTCCATTACCAAATtatctaaattttaattttattttatatttaacctTGTAGTCTTAAGGTTGATCAGGCATAACTCTATGGCTTAGGAATGTAAATTTcacaacaacaaaataaaatcGTATGGGTACAGATGATTGCTGGATATATGTTTTGTTCGCTGGTAGTGCTGAATGGTATATAATTTCAGTAAAGTAGTCACATAAATTTAATGGCAATTTGGTTTGAATGATTAGGTGTTTGATGGACATGGAGGAAAGGCTGCAGCACAATTTGTTCGTGACCATTTGCCAAGAGTTATTGTCGAGGATGCCGACTTTCCTTTCGAGCTTGAGAAGGTAGTAACAAGGTCTTTCATGGAGACTGATGCTGCATTTGCAAAATCATGCTCTATTGAATCCTCCCTTTCTTCTGGTACAACTGCACTAACTGCAATGATATTTGGGAGGTAAGCGCATTCTTCATTTTGGGATTTATTCATTTTGATGTAATCTGTTCTGGGAGTAAGAGCTATAATCATCAGATTGAAGTCTTCTGGGATGACATTAACAGAACAAGCTGGCTTAAAAGaataatatatatgattttatgCAAACTAATAAAGCAATAGCTAAAAATTATAAACCTTTATATTGTTGGCCTCTTTTGAATCCTAAtctttaaacaaaacaaaagaatttGGCAGCAACATTAGACATCTTTCTGTAATGATGGCTGCAATTGACCCTGATTGTTTCTCCTATCCAAAATGTGATGTTATTTTGAACAGATCTTTGCTTGTGGCAAATGCTGGTGATTGCCGGGCAGTATTGTCACGGTGTGGACGAGCTATTGAATTGTCAAGGGATCACAGGCCCTGCTGCATAAAAGAAAAGACGCGGGTTGAGTCTTTAGGTGGTTTTGTTGATGATGGTTATTTGAATGGCCAGTTAGGTGTCACCCGAGCTTTAGGTGATTGGCATCTTGAAGGAATGAAGGAGATGGGTGACGAAGGAGGTCCTTTGAGTGCTGAACCAGAACTCAGACTGATCACATTGACTAAAGACGATGAGTTCTTGATTATTGGTAGTGATGGTATATGGGAAGTCTTCAGCAACCAAAATGCTGTAGATATTGCTAGAAGGAAGCTTCAGGAACACAACGACGTGAAACTATGTTGCAAGGCTATAGTAGAGGAGGCAATAAAACGGGAAGCGGATGACAATTTAACGGTTGTAATGGTGAGTTTTCACTTGGATCCACCTCCTCAAGTGGTGGTGGAAAGGCCAAGAGTCAGAAGAAGCATATCTGCTGAGGGACTTAACAATCTCAAAAGCCTGTTGGAAGGAACTTTGAACCTGTAACTTTACTTTGTCAATCTGTTCCATGAGATTGAGAGGTCAAGTTCAGAATCAGTCAAGCTGATTAATCAGAGTTATATCTGTGCTGTGTACATATTCAACCACCAAAAAGAAACTGCCTTTTTGGCTTCCTCATTTACTTTTCTGATGCTTCATTGGGTTCCTGGATAGATGGAAGAGAAAACAGCAGATACATGAGCTCACCAAATTTTGGGACAAGTATTTGTAGTTTTGTCTTTCTTTTACCTCTCTTCCATGTCAGCAGTAAGGGAGGTCAAGATAATTCGTCGAAATAATTTGTAAATACATTATTCTTAGCTTTTCAATATCAGTTTTTCAATACATACACTGAACTGTATATAACACATTGATTGGATTGTTAACCAGTATTATTGGATACCTTATCCCAGTTAATTGATTTCTCTGATAAAGCATGAGATTACAACTTCACCGCTGTTAAGAATTCTTTATTGAGTGTTTATTATTGCTACAACATcagtattttgaaaaattaacaaTTGAGACAATTTTGAGGCCTGGCGAGTTGAGTTCGTGGGCCATGGCCATTGAAATATATGAAGACAACTCAAGAATGTTAAGTATTTGTGAAACAATAGAAACGAAAATGTTTATCCGAAACCAAATAGAAGTGGATGAATTTTATTCAGCAGCTATTTTTATACATGTATATGAAACCTGATAACATGTGAGTAAAGAATAAgatacaaaaaaattacaaaaatatggcttGAGCAACTTTATAATTGTGCTCTTTCCAAAATGAAATACAAACATTAGGTGGAACCTTTAAAAAATCCAAACTCAATGTGTGCCTACACTATTCCAAGACCATTTTCCTTCGCTCAACTTCCCTTTAATCTCAGTTCTTGCAATACGAATCAAGAACAAACTTGCAAAGAAGACTGAAAGAATTAGCATTAGAAAAACACTGTTCCATCCTTTGGTGGAAATATACCCAGCCAAAAGTGGTCCAAGAGCTGCCCCAACAGAACCAGTTCCATCTATGATTGCAGTCACAGTAGCTAATGCACGAGAGTTTCCTCCTATCATGGTCTGAGTACCAAGATCAGCTGCAACGGCTGTTGTTATGAGTGCATACGGGCCATTTACAAGCAACCCAGAAAGGAACATCAAACATATGTTGGCAATCATGGAAAGGCCTCCATAAACCCGGTAGAAAACAAGGGCTGGAATTGATAGTAACAAGAATACTATAGAAGTAAGGGCACGAGCTTCAATTACATCAGAGATTAAACCTGCCAAAATCCCTCCACAGACCCCTCCTATATCAAATATTGTAGAGAGAATTCCCGCAGTTTTGTGGGAGGAATGTACACCTGCAATGGCTGCCATGAGAAACAAAGGAACAAATTTATAAGTGGCTTTGATCACTTAGCATTTCATTACACGAGTAATGTGCTCAAGAAGTTTCACATGCCTAACATTGTTAGTTAAAAGAAAATGTTATGAATACCTGTGTGTCTTATGTAGAAAGGCAACCAGTATAGGAAAGTGTAAGCCACCAGCTTGGAGAAGAAGAGACAGAAAGCAAAGGGTGCCACGCCGGGTAGCCTCCACGCATCCAAGAAACCAATTGCAGCTAAAGAATCAGAATTCTCCGCTTGAAGAGTATCAGAATTCTCAGTAACAAGAGAATCAGAATTCTCAGCTTGATGGAGAAGCCCAGCTTTCTCTGACTCCACTTTCTCCACAGAATTATCCACATTACCACCCTCTTCCACACTCATCTCAATCTCCTTACCAATAGGCTCAAATCCCAAATCATCAGGACTCACAACaagaaagaaaaacacaaaaaccCCAACTAAAATGACCAACATTCCAGGCACCATAAAAGACCAACCCCATCCAAATTCCAAGACCCCAGATGCTACAACTGATCCAATAATGTTCCCCACAGAGGTGTGTGAATTCCAAACCCCCATGATCAAACCTCTCTTAGATTTTCCAAACCAGTTTCCCACAACTGCCACCACACAAGGCCACCCAATTGATTGAATAATCCCACAAACAATTTGAACACTAACATAGAACCAGAGAACATGGATACTAAACCAATAGCCTAAACCAAATATTATCGTCATAATACCACTACCCATCATTCCAAACACTAAAAACAGCCTCAAATCGATCCGATCACCAACATGGCCGGCGAAATACATACCAATCGAATAAGACAAAAGAAATGCGAGATCGAGTTCGCCTAACCGCTGGGTTCCTTCTGGACCATCAAAAGGAGCCCAACCCGTATCAATCGAGCTCGAATTGGATTCACGCAAGTTCACAGTGGAGTCAATTGTGGATGGATTTGAGTTGATCTTGGGTCCAAGGACGCTCTTGACAATGCTAGGAGGTTTTCTAGAGGCATGAAATGAAGCATAAGCAAGAAAAGTTAAGATTAGTACTGAGATTTGGTGAAAAGTTAGAGTTTTGTTTGGGGGTTTAAGGTTCGGAAAGAGATTTAGACCTGGAGCTAAAATTTGAGTTTTTGATTGCATTGTGATTTATGATCTATACCTTATAATTCACTACAAAATTATACACAACAATACTTTCTATACAGAACTATTAATGATCATACAATGTTATATGATTCAAATAGCTTTGCAAAACCCTAACCCTAGAAAATTGCAGAGGCTGTGAACAAGtgggaagaagaagatgaagctgGTGGATCTAAGGTTAGTTGGGACTTGGGTTGTTTTTAGTCGAAGTAATTGAAtgcataaatttttttttttaaaaaaaaaaaaaataaaaagaacaaaaaaaaccaATTTGGATATTTAGGACAAGGCTTGTGTTGAATATTCTGTCGTTTCAAAAGTCAAAATACTGGAATGATTTTCTTCAaaagaaataaatcaattaaggGAATACCCTTGTTTTTTCAAACAATGATTTTGGTTATTtttgaataatgttgatatgtaatttaaaaaaCATGCATATTTAGTGCATTAGAGTctgatttgataaataaaaaattaataatatgattaaatagttattaattatatgtaattaagtaattaaatttgaatttgaaactcatataattgataATAACTGATTAAATTGctaaatttttataaattaaatttgagtttatggtacataatatgtatgattttaaaatataaaatataaaatatgtacgatttcaaaatacaaatTATTAAATGAGTATTAATACAGAGTAttaaaatgatactttacaaaaacacaaaatacaaaatatttaccTAATAAAAAAACATTATTATCATTTATCACACTTGCATTGCATTACTTTTCTTGGTCAAAAAAATACAATCCATTCCCAAGTTTTCTTAGGAATTCTAACACAAAATCAAATATTTACTAATTATACTGgaaagttttttttcttttaagaaaaaaataattgttattaataatgaattgattccattaaaataacaaatgaataaGAGTAGAAATATCCTTTAATCATGTAAATAATTAAGTATATAAAATGTCATCTAACAATTTTAGCTAAGACTGAGCAAGCTAATGATTTGGTTTGCATagtcaagaagaaaagaaggtgTTTTAGGTCTTTGACCAAGTGATTTACATAATTCAAATAGGAATAGCATTCTTCATTTTGTGTTTTGTAAGAGAATGAATAAAGATTGGTGGTAGTATAATAACATACCATAAAATTTTCCACCAAGGATGTCATCTGTGGTGCTCAATCAAGTGTTAGAATGATCAAGAGTTGTCACTGTCTAATAACCAGATTTCACTGTGTAAAAGACTTGTCGAGATATGGTGCCAAATAAGCATGTTTTGTTGTGACAGAAAGTCAGAACAAGACAAGAATTATGTGACGAATTGATTGTGTTAGGATGcaccaataataaaattaaagaaTCTTAGTactatatttttttctattttaaccccaacaaaaaaaaattctttattattattatattattttttaataaaacaaaatgtGCACCAACAATAAATTTAAAGAATCTTagtatcatatttttattttcattctaaccaaaaaaaaaaaaattctttattattatattatttttaaataaaacaaaatattctttttattattatattattttatcatttatttatttaattaatcaattaagtaaaaatattattattaattacatgaaacttatttcataaatattaaaacttgacaaattaTAATAACACATTACATTTTCCTATTTAAATATTACActactaaaataaaatacattcaatTAATGCTAAAACATAACACACccttgaaatattaattaaaataaactaatttttcGATATTATATTCGTCCCACAAGTGTTCAATTAATGTATTTCGAAGTGCAATGTGAGCATCCTTATCTTTGATTTTTCTATGTCGAGCTAGAAATTCTTGAAATCGAGCATCGTCATTACCCACCATCTCAACTTCTGGATTTGGCACTTTGAGTCATTCTTCAATGggtgttgttgacgcggttcttcggcaatagataattataagaataaggagagggattagtgctaaataatgaaccgtaatagatgaatgatctcaaagtaaaattataactcgaatacttttttaggtggttcaaaggttaaaatccttctagtccatcagtcaatattattgatatctctctgatattccttacagggtatttctttacaaattagaatccaaccttttgcaactcccaggctctccatatttatagggagagggaacctgggtgttggcaaaggcgGTCATcttgtgaccttcttacccatcatgtcacttctgtgacattcatgattaattcctaaaacctgacaatgaagtgtggtctaatcactAGGTaatggggataatgggccgcacgacccaacccagaagtgggtgcctgaacacgcacgtttatgctgcgtgtccgagaattcagggatggatcggacacgtgatgtttgatatatgcacgtttacattgcgtggttaactttataaaaggtcagaggtgccaactcaagctcgtaccccgagcttgatgtagtctcagcccgTGATATCcgcactgctgacccgatgccttaatAATCGCAATAAACctttggcttcctcgagctaaagaCGTAGagccttgtaacagcagctccgggtaggtgtcttccacgtggctgatataattatgccatttctcagctcgctaataacccgtggatatttagggcgtacattttccccccaagcccctgctcgtggcatatgacgtcacttggggccacagtgggggcttttaggcttctttgtggactcttcacattccgcccattatgctggtatcgaatacgtggagcatcatggttggtgacggtccgtcttccgagaaccgcattaaatggcctagcctatcttcggccgtcgtttcatctttcgagtagtgatcctcgtatcctacatcaagacgATCGAACGGCCCTCATCcttttgccttttacgtatataaaaggctAGCCACCTTTCACATGAGCcacccttttatttgaaaattttctcatcttcttcttacttctcagtctcaaaaccctttctttcttccggtcactattcccagcgttccagaagttcaggcACGAGGGCTCTTTTGTGACTCCGGTACTAGCGATCCCAACAAGATTTCAACCCAGAAGCTCCTTTCAGTCTCTACACAGCAAaaatttctgtaagtcctccATTTGTTGCGTGTTTTAAAAGTTCTCCCTTACtattgcttaggtaaactttctttAGTCGCATACAGTAGGTTGCTTGTCTTATGCTCttttttgctggtattttatgcgtaggtttttatcctaggggtatcgaccgtaggaaaaactgtttaggagcatgactcataggatacaaattctggggtgattttctgggtaaaatttttTATGCTTGTTTGGAACAACAAGCTTTTacggtgcaaaaaccgggtagcttaggggacacgcttcacaggcggttttgcctactgttgcctactgaaactttccttccaaggcaaacttttattctgaccctcctgacacacggatttcGAGTAATcgaggacccgttgggagcataggcgcgtgttcatagaaccgcgtggtctcactcgccgtgggctgagattacctcagcccgtgtaaaggaaacccttcgcgctagattctttcttatgcttaggtcaccttttctaaattttcttctttgttcgctaggcgaccagatgggacctaagaagagcgcacccaagaagaatgctggtagctcgtcttcccagcaaaccaacaaaggaaaggaggtggccaCGGACTCCCCGATCCCAACTTCGGTCCAactgtggagaaggaggtcgaggtggggcctgacacctttttcgaggccgagaggatcgcctcgaaggtcaccacccaagggaaagtcaacaaaattttgctttcccacaacattgagattgggaggggcaccttggacgcccgacctccccttgaaggcgagcggagctgcgcgccgctcgacgaggagtacgccgcctggagcgatgagcatctcaaggctggggccttcctcccattggaccagtacttcgtaaattttttaaattacgtgaagctggcccccttccagctcccccctaactcttaccgtctgttagcggggttgaagtatttattcctgaagcaggaatgggaggtccccacaccggCGGACATCCTGTACTTCTTTTGACTCAAAGCCAGCCCGAAGCAACGGGGgcaaggtgacgggttctactccCTGACTCGTTTTCCAaattcggctgcggtcatcgagctgcccagccaccccaacgactttaaggaccagttcttcatgtcaaaggggtttcgcaactgcgaacaccactacttcaaccgtcctcgtaagttccttctatCTTCAGCTCATAAGTTGATTGTTGATTAGCCTCTTTTTATTTGTTCCAGCCTTAGGAACTATCATGCagctattttcgcgaggacggccaaatcagtgaccctggggggtcaatatgaaaccttggcggggctccccccaagtgaaaaggattatcgccagctcgtgtctgacgagacgatgctggcgtgtaagttaatctctctgggccagactctggccttgaggagaccgcggaccatccccgctgcttgcgagatggcgcccatctcCGAGGAGGCGGCCGCggatgaggatgaggacgaggtgcccctcgtgcggtgGAAGTGGGCTCTAGAGGTCGCCTAAGAAGTCAACGCagagagggcccagtccggggcagcagccggcccctccggccaaggtaacccttatttatttagggacttagaaTGGGCCACCGCCGACCTAcagcttgctaggtttaaccccagccaacccgATCATcgccaccaaaacgacccagaccgcgacatcaccctactccaatgcgtcgaccagctcgtgctgtgtTATGACATGAGCCACCCTAGAGGTactatagttgtagataataccctggcctttaggtcggcctttttcgaggagtacgggaccaatcttaggtcgtggccctccctcctggagggtgtagtagctccgggtcttaggcaatatgtagaagagtccagtctCGAGGCGGATCTGGACCCAGAGCCTCCTCTAGCTCATGAAGttgttatcttagactcccccgctgaagctccggggccggaggtcgtgaccatatattcctcctctagctcgaaggGTAGGA
The Humulus lupulus chromosome 6, drHumLupu1.1, whole genome shotgun sequence DNA segment above includes these coding regions:
- the LOC133782852 gene encoding putative glycerol-3-phosphate transporter 5, whose translation is MQSKTQILAPGLNLFPNLKPPNKTLTFHQISVLILTFLAYASFHASRKPPSIVKSVLGPKINSNPSTIDSTVNLRESNSSSIDTGWAPFDGPEGTQRLGELDLAFLLSYSIGMYFAGHVGDRIDLRLFLVFGMMGSGIMTIIFGLGYWFSIHVLWFYVSVQIVCGIIQSIGWPCVVAVVGNWFGKSKRGLIMGVWNSHTSVGNIIGSVVASGVLEFGWGWSFMVPGMLVILVGVFVFFFLVVSPDDLGFEPIGKEIEMSVEEGGNVDNSVEKVESEKAGLLHQAENSDSLVTENSDTLQAENSDSLAAIGFLDAWRLPGVAPFAFCLFFSKLVAYTFLYWLPFYIRHTAIAGVHSSHKTAGILSTIFDIGGVCGGILAGLISDVIEARALTSIVFLLLSIPALVFYRVYGGLSMIANICLMFLSGLLVNGPYALITTAVAADLGTQTMIGGNSRALATVTAIIDGTGSVGAALGPLLAGYISTKGWNSVFLMLILSVFFASLFLIRIARTEIKGKLSEGKWSWNSVGTH
- the LOC133782853 gene encoding probable protein phosphatase 2C 27 codes for the protein MCVKDAEQVEETVGENLDNSSSSGDNNNNTKQKPLQHTQMENLNEESPVPGSTIMSFIPNSLPLESISEDRVVVDKQNQFNFVPALRSGEWSDIGSRPYMEDTHVCISNLAEEYGNNLLNKEAISFYGVFDGHGGKAAAQFVRDHLPRVIVEDADFPFELEKVVTRSFMETDAAFAKSCSIESSLSSGTTALTAMIFGRSLLVANAGDCRAVLSRCGRAIELSRDHRPCCIKEKTRVESLGGFVDDGYLNGQLGVTRALGDWHLEGMKEMGDEGGPLSAEPELRLITLTKDDEFLIIGSDGIWEVFSNQNAVDIARRKLQEHNDVKLCCKAIVEEAIKREADDNLTVVMVSFHLDPPPQVVVERPRVRRSISAEGLNNLKSLLEGTLNL